The Stomoxys calcitrans chromosome 3, idStoCalc2.1, whole genome shotgun sequence genome includes a region encoding these proteins:
- the LOC131995644 gene encoding histone H3-like, translated as MARTKQTARKSTGGKAPRKQLATKAARKSAPATGGVKKPHRFRPGTVALREIRRYQKSTELLIRKLPFQRLVREIAQDFKTDLRFQSSAVMALQEASEAYLVGLFEDTNLCAIHAKRVTIMPKDIQLARRIRG; from the coding sequence atggctcgtactaagcaaactgcccgtaaatctactggtggcaaagcccctcgtaagcaattggctaccaaagctgctcgtaagagcgcaccagccaccggtggtgttaagaagccacatcgtttccgccctggtaccgttgctttgcgtgaaatccgtcgctaccagaagagtactgagttgttgatccgcaaattgcctttccaacgtttggttcgtgaaattgcccaagatttcaagactgacttgcgtttccagagctctgctgtcatggccttgcaagaagctagcgaagcctacttggtcggtctcttcgaagataccaacttgtgtgccatccatgccaagcgtgtcaccatcatgcccaaggatatccaattggccagacgtattcgtgga